The Candidatus Paceibacter sp. DNA segment ATTCTTTTTTCCGGCTCGCTTGCCATCAAATGCACTTCCAGATTCAAACTCGTTTCCAGCAAATCAAGTTCCGCCGGATTGTGCCATAAAGTGTTTTTGGTAAACGTTCCGTCGGCAACATCAAGATGCGCCCATTTGACGTAAGGCTCAACGAGTCTGATTTTATTCTTCGCTTCCTCAAAAGACAAAGCGTTTATGGCCGGAATTATTTCAATCATAACAAGAATATTATAATCCAGCCGTAAAATAATTAAAACAATTTTTTAGAGCGCGCGCTTCTCCATGTGTTTATTTTCTTATGGTCGCCGGATTTTAGAATTTTGGATATGGAATATTTTTTTCCTTTAAACTCAAAAATTTCCGGTCTGGTGTAAATTGGAAAACCGGATAATCCCCTTTCCTCTTCCAGCGACTCTTCTTTGCCCAAAACGCCCGGAATTTGTCTGGACACGGCGTCCGCTACGACTGCCGCCGGCAATTCTCCGCCGGTTAAAACATAAGGGCCGATAGAAATTTCTTCGGCGGAGAAAATTTTTTTCACTCGCGCGTCCACCCCTTCATATCGTCCGCAAATCATTATGATGTTGTCGTATTTCTTCGCCCAATCACGGGCCATTTTTTGAGTAAACTGCTTCCCCGAAGGAGAAAAAATAATGATTTTGGAATTTTCCAGATTTGCCGCGCCCGCCACGCTTCGTTGGCGATGCGGGCGGGAGATTTTAGATTTTATTTTTGAGATTGATTTGGCAATTGGTTCAATTTTGAGAACCATCCCTGGCCCGCCACCAAAAGGTCTGTCATCAACTTTCTTGTGCTTGCCTGTTGCGTACTTCCGCAAATCATGAAATCTAATTTTAATGGCGCCGCTTTTTCGCGCCCGCCCCAAAATGGAGGAATCAAAATATTCCTTCAAAACTTCGGGGAAAATTGTTATGATATCAAACTTCATTTTTTATAAAAATAAAATCCCGTTCGCCGTCCGCCAGTTGGCGGAGGTAAATCGGGATTTTATTTGTTGAGAAAGCGATTATATCTTCAAATCGTCCATCGCTTGATCAACGCTCTTGGCGGCTCTCATTCCGCCTTCCGGCTCCTCAATCTTGAGGTTCACGCGGGCGTTGTTCTTCATGCCGACAACTCTCAAAAGAGTCCTTATGGCTTTGGCGGTGTTGCCGCTGCGGCCGATTATCTGACCCATATTTGAGGCGTTAACCTTGAGGGTCAAAAGGACACCCATCTCATCAACCTTTCGGTCGATTTTGACGTCTGTCGGGTTGTCAACAAGCGATTTGACGACGTACTCAAGAAATTCTTTGTCTTTTTCAGCCATCTTTTTGCTCTGTTCTTATCTTTTAATCAACAGGCAGCTTCGACCATTCTGCATTATTTTTCTATTATGTTCAAATTTTCCAAATTGTCAAGTCCCCTCTTATTTTCGCTGATTTTAGGCTTTTGGCGCTTCTTCCTTGGCCGGTTCTTTAGCTTCGGCAACCGGAGCTGCTCCCGGAGCCTTTTCCGCCGGTTTGGCGGCGGCCTCGGCCGTCTTCTTTTTGGGCGGCAAAACGTCTCTCTTAGGGCCAACGACAACTTTCTGGCTAACCAGCATATTAAAAACAGTGTCAGAAGCCTGCGCTCCTTTGGAAATCCAATTTTTTATCTTTTCCCCATCCAGCTTAACTCCGCCTTTCTTCACGTCATAAAAGCCGAGAACTTCCCTGACCGCGCCGCTTCCGGCGGCCCTTTTTGAGTCCATAAGAACAACCCTGTAGTTAGGGTCGTGCTTCTTCCCGACGCGCTGCAGCCTTATCTTTAACATCCCGGTTAGTACAAATTATGATTGCTTCTTGTTTTTTATTAAATAATCGCTCAACAATCAGACAATCAGTTACTTTTTAATATTATTACCGACTTTAAATTGCCCAGCAAAAACCATCATAATTTGTCCTACCGGGCATAATTCAATAATTCAGATACTAGCAGATTGATAAAACAAGGTCAAATGTGTTAAGGTGTTTTTGATGAAGTATCTTATTACCACCTTCGGCTGCCAGGCCAATCTGGCCGATTCGGAAAAGACGGCAAGGGTGATGGAAAGCGCCGGATTCGCGCCGGCAAAAAACGAAACGGAATTACTCGGCGGCGGCAACTCCGTCCTTATCTTCAACACCTGCTCCGTCCGCCAAAAAGCGGAAGACAGGGTTTTCGGCCTGAACAGAAAACTGGAGGAACTCAAAAACAAAAATCCGGAATTAAAAATTATTTTGACCGGCTGCATGACTCATTACGGCAAAGACGAATTAAAAAAACGCCTCCCTCTTTTTGACCATTTCGTTGACATGAAGGACATTGAAACCCTGCCAAAACTTCTTGATAAAAATGCTACCTATAATAAGCGATCGCATTTTTTAGGTAGCATTTTAAATGATGACAAAAGTGTTTCCGGCATTTCCGCGCTCATTCCCGTTTCCAATGGCTGCGACAAGTTTTGCACTTACTGTATAGTACCTCTCGCCCGAGGACGAGAAGTTTCCCGTCCGGTGGAAGAAATTTTAAAAGATGTTAAAAAAGCGGTGGATAATGGGGCCAAAGAAATTTGGCTGCTTGGACAAACGGTAAACTCTTACAAAAACGGTGTTGTTGATTTTTCAAAATTGTTGCGGATAATTAATTACGTGCCAGGTGATTTTTGGATTCGCTTCACTTCGCCGCACCCGAAAGATTTTTCCGATGATTTAATCAAGGCCATGGCTGAATGCGAAAAATTCGCCCGTTATATAAATCTGCCGGTGCAGTCCGGAAATAACGCGGTTCTAAAAAGAATGGGCCGGCCATACACCGTCGGACATTACAAAAAATTAATTAAAAAAATCCGTAAAAACATTCCTGACATCGCCATCTCAACGGATGTTATCGTCGGATTCCCTGGTGAGACAAGAAAGCAATTTGAAGGCACGAAAAAATTGTTTGAAGAAATAAAATTTGACATGGCTTTTCTTTCCGAATATTCGCCTCGCCCCAAAACCGCCGCCGCCAAAATGTTTAAAGACGACGTGCCGCACAAAGAAAAAGAAGCGCGCAAAGACGAGCTGAACGAAATTCTCAAAAAGACCGCTTTGGAAAACAACAAAAAACTGGTAGGCAAAATCGTAAAAGTTTTAAACGGCCGAACGGAAGGCAACAAACCGATAGAGCTTGATAAAAAATACGATAAAAATAATTTCGTTTTGGCAAAAGTTTTTAAAGCAAACGTATGGAGTCTAAAAGGAAAATTATTGTAATTCTCGGGCCGACGGCGAGCGGAAAAAGCGAGATGGCCGTTAAGATTGCCAAAAAAATTGGCGGTGAGATTATTTCGTCTGATTCAAGACAAGTGTATAGAGGGTTGGATATTGGGAGCGGGAAAGTAAAGGGCGAATGGCGAAATAAAATCAAAGCTCAAAGTTCAAAACTAAAAACCAAAACTCAAAACCAAAAAACTTTTATTTATAAAAATATTCCTCATTATTGCCTGGATTTTGTTTCGCCGAAAAAAGTTTTTACCGTCGTTGACTTCAAAAAATGCGCGGAAGAAGCGCTAGAAAAAATATTTGCCAAAAACAAAACGCCGATTATTGTCGGCGGTACGGGTCTGTACATTCAGGCCATCGTGGACAATATCGTCTTGCCGGAAGTTAAGCCGGACTGGAAATTAAGAAAAGAGCTGGAGGAAAAAACGACGGGAGAAATGTTTGAAATGCTCAAAAAATTAGACCCCGAACGGGCCAAAAATATTGACTCGAAAAATCCAAGGAGACTTATCCGAGCCATAGAGATTGCAAAAGCAATTGGCTATGTTCCTCAACTTGAAACACCAAGGCGACGCCTTGATGTTGCGCGGGTTGGGATAAAATTACCGGACGAAATTCTGAAAAAGAATATTAAAAAAAGGATCAAGAAAATGTTGAAAGAGGGGCTGATTGCCGAAACAAAAAAATTGAGAAAATCGGGCTTGTCTTGGAAAAGGATTTACGAATTGGGTTTTGAATACAAATACCCCGCCCTATTTTTGCAAGGCAAAACTGATAAAGACGAGATGCTTAAACGAATGCTTTTGGAGAATTGGCAATACGCCAAACGCCAGATGACGTGGTTCAAAAGAGATAAGAGGATTAGGTGGATTAAAAATGTAAAGGAAGCGGAAAAACTATTGAAAAATTTTTAGCAATTACTTCGGGGGTACAAGGAATCGTCCGCCCATATTGGCGGGAGCTAGAGGAATCGAACCCCTGACAGCGGTTTTGGAGACCGCAGTTATGCCACTTAACTAAGCTCCCAAAATTTTGGCGGATTGGAGACCGTTGTTCTACCACTAAACTATACCCCCTTCTTATAAATAATAAATCACAAATTCCAAATTACAAATCCCAAATAAATTCCAATAACCTAAAAAATGGTTTGGAATTTTAAAAATTAGAATTTTGATATTGTTTGGGATTTGGCGCTTGGCGCTTGGAATTTCACAATGAACTGGATTACTTCTTAAGTTCTTTGTGCATGGCGTGCTTCCCGCACCACGGGCAGTGCTTTTTAGCCTCAAGTTTTTTCTCAACTTTTTTCTTGTTTTTGCGCGTCCAGTAGTTTACCCGTTTGCAGTCCTTGCACTGGAGTTTTATAAGATATTCTTGGATTTTTGACATAGGTTTATAATCTATAACATTTTCGGTTAAAAATCAAACTTGAATGACGTTTTCGGCCGTGTTAATATTTATTGTCCTTTTCGGGCAGGTGGTAGAGTGGTCAATTACACCAGACTGTAAATCTGGCGGCCTATGGCCTACGGGGGTTCAAATCCCTCCCTGCCCACAATTAAAATCTATTTAGCCCCCGCTTGTTTGACACCTGTTTTGCCGGCGGAGCTCCTGGCTGATTTCGGAGCTATGGCAACCGCAAGCTCTCCGGCGGCAGCGTCAACCAGCACTGTGTCGCCCGCTTTGGCCTTCTTGCCGATTATAAATTCCGCCACCCGGTTGAGGATTTTGCTCTGAATAAGCCGCTTTAAAGGTCTGGCGCCGTAGTTCGGATTATAGCCTTCCTTGGCCAAAAAGGAAAGGGCGGCCTCGGTTATTTTGAGGCTGATACCTTTTTCCAGCAGACGCCTGGCGGTAAGGTCAATCTGGATTTTGACGATGTTCTTGATTTCTTCCTTGCCCAGCGGGTTGAATATTATTATCTCGTCCAGGCGGTTTAAAAACTCCGGCCGGAATCTGCTTTCCAAAGCCTGCCTTATCTTGCTCTTCAATTCTTCGCTGTCTTCTTTTTCCTTGTTTTCCTCATTAATGGTGAAGCCAAGCTTCTCCAGGCGGCGGACGTAATCGGAACCGACGTTGGATGTCATTATAAGGACGGTGTTTTTGAAGTTGACATGCCTGCCTTTGGCGTCCGTCAGGCGGCCGTTGTCCAAAATCTGCAGCATTATGTTGAATATTTCCGGATGGGCTTTTTCTATCTCGTCAAAAAGTATGACGGAATAGGGGCGGTGCCGGACAAGTTCCGTAAGCTGGCCGCCTTCTTCGTGGCCGACATAGCCCGGCGGCGAGCCGATTATTTTGGAAACGGTGTGCCTTTCCATATATTCCGACATATCCACTCTTATCAGCGCTTTCTCGTCGTTGAACATAAACTCCGCCAGTGCTTTGGCCAGCTCGGTTTTGCCCACGCCTGTCGGACCAAGAAACATAAACGAGCCAATGGGACGGTCTTCATAAGCCACTCCGGCGCGGGAGCGCCTGACGGCGTTGGCGATTTTGGAAATTGCTTCTTCCTGTCCGATCACTCTGTTTCTTAACACATCTTCCATTTTTTCCAGTTTTTCCATCTCACCCTCCAGCATTTTGGAAACGGGGATGCCCGTCCAGCGAGAAACAACGCCGGCGATGTCTTCTTCCGTCACTTCCTCTTTGAGTATCCTGGAGATCTGCTTTTTCTTCAGTTTGCCGTCCTTGAGCTTGAGCTGCCTTTCCAGTTCCGGTATCCGGCCGTAGCGTATCTCGGCCACGCGGGCGAAATCGGCTTCCCGCTCGGAAGAATCCGCCTCCAGCTTCAGCAGTTCTATTTCTTTCTTCAGTTTGCTTATGGCGTCAATGTTTTCTTTTTCGTTCTTCCACTTCGCCCTCATTTCCGAAACCGTGTCCTTCAGTTCGTTTATTTTTACTTCTATCTCCTTGAGCCTGTTTTCCCTTTCCTTTCCCTGCTCGTCGGAAGAGCCGCTTCTGCCTTTTTCTTTTTTGAGCACTTCTCTTTCTATCTCCAGTTTCATTATTTCTTTGTTAACCGACTCCAGCTCGTCCGGCATGCTGTCCAGCTTAAGCCTCAAAGCCGAAGCCGCTTCGTCTATAAGGTCAACCGCCTTGTCCGGCAAAAATCTGTCGGCGATGTAACGGCTGGAAAGATTGACGGCGGCCCTGATGGCCTCGTCCGTTATTTTAATGCCGTGGTAAAGTTCGTATTTATCGTTGAGTCCGCGCAAAATCGCCACGGCGTCGTCCGCGGAAGGTTCTTCCACGTAAATCGGCTGGAATCTGCGGGCGAAAGCCGGGTCTTTTTCTATGTGTTTCTGATATTCCTTCAACGTCGTGGCTCCGATGGCCCGCAATTCTCCCCTGGCCAGAGCCGGTTTGAGCATATTGGAAGCGTCAATGGCGCCCTCGGCTGCTCCGGCTCCGATAATGGTATGAATTTCGTCTATGAACAGAATGACTTTTCCGGCCGCCTTTTCCACCTCTTTCATAAAAGATTTGAACCTTTCCTCAAACTCTCCCCGGTATTTGGTGCCGGCCACCATGGAGCCGACGTCCAGAGAGATGAGTTCTCTGTCTCTTAGCGAGGACGGCACTTCTCCTTTAACTATTCTTTGCGCCAAACCTTCAGCGATGGCGGTTTTGCCCACGCCGGCTTCCCCGATGAGAATCGGGTTGTTTTTCGTCCTGCGGTTGAGTATCTGCATCAGCCGTTTTATCTCGTTATCCCGGCCGATGACGGGGTCCAGTTTGTCCTCCTTGGCCATTTTGGTGAGATTGCGGGCGTATTTCTCAAACACTTTCGGCTTTTTGCCGGTTTCGGCTTCTATCACGCTGGACTTTTTCATCTCAGTAAGAATTCTCATCACGGCGCTTTTGTCTACGCGCAGCCTGCTTAATACTTCTCTGGCTTTGGACGGAATTTCCAGAATGGCCAGAAGCAAATGCTCCACTGAAACGTAGTCGTCTTTAAGCAGCTGGGAAATTTTATGGGAAGTTTCCAGCACCCGGCTTAATTCCGGAGTGATGTAAACCTGATAAGTCGGAGCGGCGACCGGCGAGTATTCCTGTTCCGACAGGCTTTCAAAAACGCTGTCGTTTAAAAAATTAACGTCTATTTCCATTCTTTCCAGAATAGAGATGACCACGCTTTCTTCCTGTAAAACGAGCGCGGCCAGAAGATGCATCACGTCAACGTGATTCTGACCCCTTTCTATGGTAAGCTCGTGCGCCTTGCGCACCGCTTCCTGGGCTTTTATCGTAAAATTTGAAAATGGAGGCATTGGTTTAAAAATTCGAAATTCGAATATCGAAATTCGAAACAAAATTTAATTTTTTAAATTCTAAATTTTCTGCCATTTGAATTTTTACTTTTTGATATTGTTTCGGATTTCGTATTTCGTGCTTAGGATTTATTTAATAATTTCCGGTCTTTCCCGTAAGACGATATCCAGCGTCATTTCCTTATCTGCTCTCTTTAACTTAATCTTTATCGTTTCGCCCACCCGGCGCATGTTCAGTACGGCCGCCAGTGTATTATTCTGATTTATCTTGGCCGTGTCAATAGCAGTAATCAAATCTCCTTCCAGAATCCCCGCTTTTGCCGCCGGTCCGTCCGGGTCAACGGCCGGTTCGCCGTTTTCCCCCTTGCTCACCAAAAGTCCGTCTTCGGTTATCTTGTACCTTATACCCATGTACGGATATTTTATCATACCGAACTCAACCGCGTCTTTGATATCTCTTTTGGCCACATTGACCGGCAGAGCGAAGCCGACGTTTTCCGCCTGCGCCCGGGCGGTATTGATGCCGATGACCTTGCCATTAAGGTCAATCAGCGGTCCGCCGGAGTTGCCCGGATTGATGGCGGCGTCAGTCTGGACAAGCCCCT contains these protein-coding regions:
- the rpsP gene encoding 30S ribosomal protein S16, whose protein sequence is MLKIRLQRVGKKHDPNYRVVLMDSKRAAGSGAVREVLGFYDVKKGGVKLDGEKIKNWISKGAQASDTVFNMLVSQKVVVGPKRDVLPPKKKTAEAAAKPAEKAPGAAPVAEAKEPAKEEAPKA
- the trmD gene encoding tRNA (guanosine(37)-N1)-methyltransferase TrmD produces the protein MKFDIITIFPEVLKEYFDSSILGRARKSGAIKIRFHDLRKYATGKHKKVDDRPFGGGPGMVLKIEPIAKSISKIKSKISRPHRQRSVAGAANLENSKIIIFSPSGKQFTQKMARDWAKKYDNIIMICGRYEGVDARVKKIFSAEEISIGPYVLTGGELPAAVVADAVSRQIPGVLGKEESLEEERGLSGFPIYTRPEIFEFKGKKYSISKILKSGDHKKINTWRSARSKKLF
- the miaB gene encoding tRNA (N6-isopentenyl adenosine(37)-C2)-methylthiotransferase MiaB, with the protein product MKYLITTFGCQANLADSEKTARVMESAGFAPAKNETELLGGGNSVLIFNTCSVRQKAEDRVFGLNRKLEELKNKNPELKIILTGCMTHYGKDELKKRLPLFDHFVDMKDIETLPKLLDKNATYNKRSHFLGSILNDDKSVSGISALIPVSNGCDKFCTYCIVPLARGREVSRPVEEILKDVKKAVDNGAKEIWLLGQTVNSYKNGVVDFSKLLRIINYVPGDFWIRFTSPHPKDFSDDLIKAMAECEKFARYINLPVQSGNNAVLKRMGRPYTVGHYKKLIKKIRKNIPDIAISTDVIVGFPGETRKQFEGTKKLFEEIKFDMAFLSEYSPRPKTAAAKMFKDDVPHKEKEARKDELNEILKKTALENNKKLVGKIVKVLNGRTEGNKPIELDKKYDKNNFVLAKVFKANVWSLKGKLL
- a CDS encoding AAA family ATPase, with amino-acid sequence MPPFSNFTIKAQEAVRKAHELTIERGQNHVDVMHLLAALVLQEESVVISILERMEIDVNFLNDSVFESLSEQEYSPVAAPTYQVYITPELSRVLETSHKISQLLKDDYVSVEHLLLAILEIPSKAREVLSRLRVDKSAVMRILTEMKKSSVIEAETGKKPKVFEKYARNLTKMAKEDKLDPVIGRDNEIKRLMQILNRRTKNNPILIGEAGVGKTAIAEGLAQRIVKGEVPSSLRDRELISLDVGSMVAGTKYRGEFEERFKSFMKEVEKAAGKVILFIDEIHTIIGAGAAEGAIDASNMLKPALARGELRAIGATTLKEYQKHIEKDPAFARRFQPIYVEEPSADDAVAILRGLNDKYELYHGIKITDEAIRAAVNLSSRYIADRFLPDKAVDLIDEAASALRLKLDSMPDELESVNKEIMKLEIEREVLKKEKGRSGSSDEQGKERENRLKEIEVKINELKDTVSEMRAKWKNEKENIDAISKLKKEIELLKLEADSSEREADFARVAEIRYGRIPELERQLKLKDGKLKKKQISRILKEEVTEEDIAGVVSRWTGIPVSKMLEGEMEKLEKMEDVLRNRVIGQEEAISKIANAVRRSRAGVAYEDRPIGSFMFLGPTGVGKTELAKALAEFMFNDEKALIRVDMSEYMERHTVSKIIGSPPGYVGHEEGGQLTELVRHRPYSVILFDEIEKAHPEIFNIMLQILDNGRLTDAKGRHVNFKNTVLIMTSNVGSDYVRRLEKLGFTINEENKEKEDSEELKSKIRQALESRFRPEFLNRLDEIIIFNPLGKEEIKNIVKIQIDLTARRLLEKGISLKITEAALSFLAKEGYNPNYGARPLKRLIQSKILNRVAEFIIGKKAKAGDTVLVDAAAGELAVAIAPKSARSSAGKTGVKQAGAK
- a CDS encoding KH domain-containing protein; this translates as MAEKDKEFLEYVVKSLVDNPTDVKIDRKVDEMGVLLTLKVNASNMGQIIGRSGNTAKAIRTLLRVVGMKNNARVNLKIEEPEGGMRAAKSVDQAMDDLKI
- the miaA gene encoding tRNA (adenosine(37)-N6)-dimethylallyltransferase MiaA, which codes for MESKRKIIVILGPTASGKSEMAVKIAKKIGGEIISSDSRQVYRGLDIGSGKVKGEWRNKIKAQSSKLKTKTQNQKTFIYKNIPHYCLDFVSPKKVFTVVDFKKCAEEALEKIFAKNKTPIIVGGTGLYIQAIVDNIVLPEVKPDWKLRKELEEKTTGEMFEMLKKLDPERAKNIDSKNPRRLIRAIEIAKAIGYVPQLETPRRRLDVARVGIKLPDEILKKNIKKRIKKMLKEGLIAETKKLRKSGLSWKRIYELGFEYKYPALFLQGKTDKDEMLKRMLLENWQYAKRQMTWFKRDKRIRWIKNVKEAEKLLKNF
- the rpmG gene encoding 50S ribosomal protein L33 produces the protein MSKIQEYLIKLQCKDCKRVNYWTRKNKKKVEKKLEAKKHCPWCGKHAMHKELKK